The Phenylobacterium koreense genome window below encodes:
- the dapA gene encoding 4-hydroxy-tetrahydrodipicolinate synthase, with protein sequence MSEVLFKGVMPALVTPFRDGAVDEKAFVALAERQIAGGVHGIVPVGTTGETATLSHDEHRRVVELAVKTAAGRVPVVAGAGSNSTEEAIELVAHAKAVGADAALVVTPYYNRPSQEGLYAHYAAINEAVQLPVLVYNVPSRTSVDISNDTLARLAKLPNIVGVKDATGDMTRATAQRLLCGEDWVMLSGDDPTALGHMAHGGHGCISVTANVAPDLCATFFNAAMAHDWKTALYWQDRLFRLHKSLFTDASPSPTKFALAHLGLCLEDARLPITPASEASRAEVLAAMREAGVV encoded by the coding sequence ATGTCAGAAGTTTTGTTCAAGGGCGTCATGCCCGCGTTGGTGACTCCGTTCCGCGACGGCGCCGTGGACGAGAAAGCGTTCGTCGCGCTCGCCGAGCGCCAGATCGCCGGCGGCGTGCACGGCATCGTGCCGGTGGGCACGACCGGGGAAACTGCGACCCTTTCCCACGACGAGCACCGGCGCGTGGTCGAGCTGGCGGTGAAGACGGCCGCCGGCCGGGTCCCGGTGGTCGCCGGCGCCGGCTCCAACTCCACCGAGGAGGCCATCGAGCTGGTGGCGCACGCCAAGGCCGTCGGCGCGGACGCGGCGCTCGTGGTCACGCCCTACTACAATCGCCCCAGCCAGGAGGGCCTCTACGCCCACTATGCGGCGATCAACGAGGCGGTGCAGCTTCCGGTGCTGGTCTACAACGTGCCCTCGCGCACCTCGGTGGACATCTCGAACGACACCCTGGCGCGGTTGGCCAAGCTGCCGAACATCGTCGGCGTCAAGGACGCCACCGGCGACATGACCCGTGCGACCGCCCAGCGCCTGCTGTGCGGCGAGGATTGGGTGATGCTGTCGGGCGACGATCCGACCGCGCTCGGCCACATGGCCCATGGCGGCCACGGTTGCATCTCGGTGACCGCCAACGTGGCGCCGGACCTCTGCGCGACCTTCTTCAACGCCGCCATGGCGCATGACTGGAAGACGGCGCTCTACTGGCAGGACCGCCTGTTCCGCCTGCACAAGTCGCTGTTCACCGACGCCTCGCCGTCGCCGACCAAGTTCGCCCTGGCGCATCTGGGCCTGTGCCTGGAGGACGCGCGCCTGCCGATCACGCCGGCGTCGGAAGCCAGCCGCGCCGAGGTCCTGGCTGCGATGAGGGAAGCCGGCGTCGTCTGA
- a CDS encoding lytic transglycosylase domain-containing protein, translated as MARKARKAFLSTASVLLLATVANAQQAPTQGAPAPGPYTPFAQGPRPIELNQTPPTGAYARLSMTDSATLRSALAAAKRRDAMTARSAIAALTDPTAKKLATWALIDTAPDAMSFYELDQARRDLKGWPRPARRQQAAEKLIETSGKSPKEIIAWFDGAEPQTAEGGMALASAYQATGDQKKAANLIRGFWRDRLFEQPQQQAMLARFGALLTPEDHVRRADILLYGPQGPAARDILPLLPPDQLQAAQVRMAYRSGLATANEMAAALPANLVNSPGVAFERASYYRQRNLETLAIGNLRYFPTDLAHGDMASRIWAERYRLILYALRNGDAAGAYAAAANSGLTSGGPAADAEFYAGWIALTRLKNPAQAQVHFANLERIGQSPITRGRAFYWLGRSAEARGDDTSARGYYGAGAQYYTTFYGQLAAEKLGQRLVLASDPKLTATDHARFEGRETVRAARMLSEAGERDLLKTFILALDDILPTVEEQALLVDFARSTTDQDTSMRVVRTAAQRGFILTERGYPVRTPPSAPGAPELPLTLGITRQESGFDPMVRSGADARGMMQLLPATAASTARQIGVSFDASMLYQPDYNMQIGQAFLGRQVSNFSGSYPMAIAAYNAGPGRPPQWVTFCGDPRGATTDPIDFIECIPFTETRNYVMRVMEGMQVYRARLNGGSAPITLTADLKRGAYGAYAGPTETAPPAPVAGSNAPIPNP; from the coding sequence TTGGCTCGCAAGGCCCGCAAAGCGTTTCTGAGCACCGCCTCCGTCCTTCTTCTCGCGACGGTGGCCAACGCCCAGCAGGCGCCGACACAAGGCGCCCCCGCGCCGGGGCCCTACACGCCGTTCGCCCAGGGCCCGCGGCCCATCGAGCTGAACCAGACGCCGCCGACGGGCGCCTATGCGCGCCTGTCCATGACCGACTCGGCCACCCTGCGTTCAGCGCTCGCCGCGGCCAAGCGCCGCGACGCCATGACCGCGCGCAGCGCCATCGCCGCCCTGACCGATCCGACCGCCAAGAAGCTGGCCACCTGGGCGCTGATCGACACCGCGCCCGACGCCATGTCGTTCTACGAACTCGACCAGGCCCGTCGCGACCTGAAAGGCTGGCCGCGCCCGGCCCGGCGGCAACAGGCGGCCGAGAAGCTGATCGAGACCTCCGGCAAGTCGCCCAAGGAGATCATCGCCTGGTTCGACGGCGCCGAGCCGCAGACCGCCGAGGGCGGCATGGCCCTGGCCAGCGCCTATCAGGCCACAGGCGACCAGAAGAAAGCCGCCAACCTCATTCGCGGGTTCTGGCGCGACCGGCTGTTCGAACAGCCGCAGCAGCAGGCCATGCTGGCGCGCTTCGGCGCGCTGCTGACGCCGGAAGACCACGTCCGCCGGGCCGACATCCTGCTCTATGGCCCGCAAGGCCCGGCCGCGCGCGACATCCTGCCCCTGCTGCCGCCCGACCAGCTTCAGGCGGCCCAGGTCCGCATGGCCTACCGCTCGGGCCTGGCCACCGCGAACGAGATGGCCGCCGCCTTGCCGGCGAACCTCGTCAACAGCCCCGGCGTCGCCTTCGAGCGGGCCAGCTACTATCGCCAGCGCAACCTTGAGACCCTGGCGATCGGCAATCTGCGCTACTTCCCGACCGACCTGGCGCACGGGGACATGGCGAGCCGCATCTGGGCCGAGCGTTACCGGCTGATCCTGTACGCCCTGCGCAACGGCGACGCGGCCGGCGCCTATGCGGCGGCGGCCAACAGCGGACTGACCTCCGGCGGACCGGCGGCCGACGCCGAGTTCTACGCCGGCTGGATCGCCCTCACCCGCCTGAAGAACCCTGCCCAGGCCCAGGTCCACTTCGCCAACCTCGAACGGATCGGGCAATCGCCGATCACCCGCGGCCGCGCCTTCTACTGGCTGGGCCGTTCGGCCGAGGCGCGCGGCGACGACACGTCCGCCCGTGGCTATTACGGGGCCGGAGCGCAGTATTACACGACCTTCTACGGCCAGCTCGCCGCCGAGAAGCTCGGCCAGCGCCTGGTCCTGGCTTCGGATCCGAAGCTCACCGCCACCGACCACGCCCGCTTCGAGGGCCGCGAAACCGTGCGGGCCGCCCGGATGCTGAGCGAAGCGGGCGAACGCGATCTGCTAAAGACCTTCATCCTGGCCCTCGACGACATCCTGCCGACGGTCGAGGAACAGGCCCTGCTGGTCGACTTCGCGCGCTCGACCACCGACCAGGACACCTCCATGCGCGTGGTGCGTACGGCGGCCCAGCGCGGCTTCATCCTGACAGAGCGCGGCTATCCGGTCCGCACGCCGCCGTCGGCGCCCGGCGCGCCGGAGCTGCCGCTGACCCTCGGCATCACCCGGCAGGAAAGCGGCTTCGACCCCATGGTCCGGTCCGGCGCCGACGCACGCGGGATGATGCAGCTGCTGCCCGCCACCGCCGCCTCCACCGCCCGTCAGATCGGGGTGAGCTTCGACGCCTCGATGCTCTATCAGCCGGACTACAACATGCAGATCGGCCAGGCCTTCCTTGGCCGCCAGGTCAGCAACTTCTCCGGCTCGTATCCGATGGCGATCGCCGCCTACAACGCCGGTCCCGGCCGGCCGCCCCAGTGGGTGACCTTCTGCGGCGACCCCCGCGGGGCGACCACCGACCCGATCGACTTCATCGAGTGCATCCCGTTCACCGAGACCCGCAACTACGTCATGCGGGTGATGGAGGGCATGCAGGTCTATCGCGCCCGGCTGAACGGCGGTTCGGCGCCGATCACCCTGACCGCCGACCTCAAGCGCGGGGCCTATGGCGCCTATGCGGGCCCGACCGAGACGGCGCCGCCCGCGCCGGTGGCCGGCAGCAACGCTCCGATTCCAAACCCTTAG
- a CDS encoding sensor histidine kinase, whose amino-acid sequence MVSRVPPDSSTLDFLQDGGEMGVLIRAHDWARTPLGAPRGWPQSLKTIVRLLLTTRHPMVVWWGPELIQIYNDAYSLSIGPERHPSTLGQRAKDCWAETWPVIGPQIEQVMSGGPGTWHENQLAPITRNGHLEEVYWTYSFSPIHDEAARNAVGGVLVVCSETTEIVLAQKRRTEEAERWWRIFEQAPSFIGIMRGPEHVHEFVNASHRRLFNSQSWLGRPVREAFPEIADQGFFELLDQVYETGERLVFAATPVRYHRAPDAPEETRYLDFVYAPIIEDGQVTGIFCEGFDVTEAICATKALRDSEEQLRLASEAAEVGFWDLDVPSDTLFLSPRIRKMFGLPQDTPLTPRDVAACIHPGDVDRVSAAFAAALDPKSCALYDVEFRTIGREDRVVRWVAMKGRGIFEPDGRCVRVVGAALDITSRKTTEAHLRLMVNELNHRVKNSLAIVQAIAAQTLRGDAVPDEVREAFTDRLLALSKAHDVLTDERWVGASLHDLARQAAEPYETDGAGRFVIEGPPVNLNPKSAIAVALAFHELATNAAKYGALSTPEGKVSIRWSTRTDAEGTHLHLTWQETGGPQVSAPTTTGFGARLLTKGLAAELRGAVDLAYPPSGVTCTIDALVTDRPAAA is encoded by the coding sequence GTGGTATCGCGCGTCCCCCCCGACAGCTCGACGTTGGACTTCCTGCAGGACGGCGGCGAGATGGGGGTGCTGATCCGCGCGCATGACTGGGCGCGCACGCCGCTCGGCGCGCCCAGGGGCTGGCCGCAGTCGCTCAAGACGATCGTGCGGCTGCTGCTGACCACCCGCCATCCGATGGTCGTCTGGTGGGGTCCCGAGCTCATCCAGATCTACAACGACGCCTACTCGCTCTCCATCGGACCGGAGCGGCACCCGAGCACCCTCGGCCAGCGCGCGAAGGACTGCTGGGCCGAGACCTGGCCGGTGATCGGGCCGCAGATCGAACAGGTGATGTCCGGCGGCCCCGGCACCTGGCACGAGAACCAGTTGGCGCCGATCACCCGCAACGGCCACCTGGAAGAGGTCTACTGGACCTACAGCTTCAGCCCGATCCACGACGAGGCGGCCCGGAACGCGGTCGGCGGCGTGCTGGTGGTCTGCAGCGAAACCACCGAGATCGTCCTGGCCCAGAAGCGACGGACCGAGGAGGCCGAGCGCTGGTGGCGAATTTTCGAACAGGCCCCCAGCTTCATCGGGATCATGCGCGGCCCCGAGCACGTGCACGAGTTCGTCAACGCGTCCCATCGCCGGCTGTTCAACAGCCAATCGTGGCTGGGCCGACCCGTACGCGAAGCCTTTCCCGAGATCGCCGACCAGGGGTTCTTCGAGCTTCTTGACCAGGTCTACGAGACCGGCGAGCGGCTGGTCTTCGCGGCCACGCCGGTGCGCTACCACCGTGCGCCCGACGCGCCCGAAGAAACCCGCTACCTAGACTTCGTCTACGCCCCGATCATCGAGGACGGCCAGGTCACAGGCATCTTCTGCGAAGGCTTCGACGTCACCGAAGCGATCTGCGCGACCAAGGCCCTGCGCGACAGCGAGGAGCAGCTTCGCCTCGCCAGCGAAGCGGCGGAGGTGGGCTTCTGGGACCTGGACGTCCCTTCCGACACGCTCTTTCTCTCGCCACGCATCCGGAAGATGTTCGGCCTGCCGCAGGACACGCCCCTGACGCCGCGCGACGTCGCAGCCTGCATCCACCCTGGGGACGTGGATCGGGTCTCGGCGGCCTTCGCCGCGGCCTTAGATCCCAAGAGCTGCGCGCTGTACGACGTGGAGTTCCGCACGATCGGTCGCGAAGACCGGGTGGTCCGCTGGGTGGCCATGAAGGGGCGCGGGATCTTCGAGCCCGACGGGCGCTGCGTGCGGGTCGTTGGCGCGGCGCTCGACATCACCAGCCGCAAGACCACCGAGGCCCATCTGCGCCTGATGGTCAATGAGCTGAACCATCGGGTGAAGAACTCGCTGGCCATCGTGCAGGCCATCGCCGCCCAGACGCTGCGCGGCGACGCTGTCCCCGACGAGGTGCGCGAGGCCTTTACGGACCGGCTGCTCGCCCTGTCCAAGGCCCATGACGTCCTCACTGATGAGCGTTGGGTCGGCGCCAGCCTGCACGACCTGGCCCGCCAGGCCGCCGAGCCCTATGAGACCGACGGAGCCGGCCGCTTCGTGATCGAAGGCCCGCCGGTCAATCTCAATCCGAAGAGCGCGATCGCCGTCGCCCTGGCCTTCCATGAACTGGCGACCAACGCCGCCAAGTACGGCGCACTCTCCACCCCGGAAGGGAAGGTGTCGATCAGGTGGTCCACCCGCACGGACGCCGAGGGCACGCACCTTCATCTCACCTGGCAGGAGACGGGCGGCCCGCAGGTCAGCGCGCCGACGACGACCGGGTTCGGGGCGAGGCTGCTGACGAAGGGACTGGCCGCGGAGCTCCGCGGCGCCGTCGACCTCGCCTACCCTCCCAGCGGCGTCACCTGCACGATAGACGCCCTAGTCACGGATCGCCCTGCGGCGGCCTGA
- a CDS encoding aldo/keto reductase, whose translation MDQPLITFNDGASLPQLGLGVWQVPDDEAAVIVKAAVEAGYRHVDTAAVYQNETGVGAGLAAAGVGEVAVTTKLWNESQGYDRALRAFDKSLQRLGRESVELYLIHWPCPTQNLYVESWKALVRLKEEGRVRSIGVSNFNPDHLRRIVDETGVVPAVNQIELHPRFQQADLRAAHAELGIVTECWSPLGQGTLLQDPVIAAIAAKHGKTPAQAVIRWHLDSGFMVIPKSANPDRVRQNFAVFDFALDAEDMAAIAALDDAGGRIGPNPATLG comes from the coding sequence ATGGACCAGCCGCTGATCACCTTCAACGACGGCGCGAGCCTCCCTCAGCTTGGCCTCGGGGTCTGGCAGGTTCCCGACGACGAGGCGGCCGTGATCGTCAAGGCGGCGGTCGAGGCCGGCTATCGCCATGTAGACACCGCTGCGGTCTACCAGAACGAGACCGGCGTCGGGGCGGGTCTCGCCGCGGCCGGAGTCGGCGAGGTGGCCGTCACCACCAAGCTGTGGAACGAGAGCCAGGGCTACGACCGCGCCCTGCGCGCCTTCGACAAATCGCTGCAGCGGCTGGGCCGCGAAAGCGTCGAACTCTATCTGATCCACTGGCCGTGCCCGACCCAGAACCTCTACGTCGAAAGCTGGAAGGCGCTGGTGCGGCTGAAGGAGGAGGGGCGCGTCCGCTCGATCGGCGTCTCCAACTTCAACCCCGACCACCTGCGCCGGATCGTCGATGAGACCGGCGTCGTGCCGGCGGTGAACCAGATCGAGCTGCACCCCCGCTTCCAGCAGGCCGACCTGCGCGCCGCGCACGCCGAGTTGGGCATCGTCACCGAGTGCTGGAGCCCGCTCGGCCAGGGGACGCTGCTGCAGGATCCGGTGATCGCGGCGATCGCCGCCAAGCACGGCAAGACCCCGGCCCAGGCCGTCATCCGCTGGCATCTCGACAGCGGCTTCATGGTGATCCCGAAGTCGGCGAACCCCGACCGCGTACGCCAGAACTTCGCGGTCTTCGACTTCGCCCTGGACGCCGAGGACATGGCCGCCATCGCCGCCCTGGACGACGCCGGCGGCCGCATAGGCCCCAACCCCGCCACCCTCGGCTGA
- a CDS encoding peptidylprolyl isomerase, translating to MSGMTIERRNLVVGGGLALAAPSIVRAAPGKPRVVIKTGRGPIIVELEAGKAPLTSANFLRYVDAKSYDGGTFFRAARTPGVKKDGTIVGAPDAKVRPFPPIRHESTTKTGLRHLNGTLSLGRFAPGTATNNFFICVGDQPYLDAHPGEPGDNLGYAAFGRVVEGMAVAEKILSLPTNGETKFADQRGQWLKPPVPIVSMRRA from the coding sequence ATGAGCGGCATGACCATCGAACGCCGGAACCTGGTCGTCGGCGGCGGGCTGGCCCTCGCCGCGCCTAGCATCGTCAGGGCCGCGCCCGGCAAGCCGCGCGTGGTCATCAAGACCGGCCGCGGACCGATCATCGTGGAGCTAGAGGCCGGCAAGGCGCCGCTGACCTCCGCCAATTTCCTGCGCTATGTGGACGCCAAGTCCTATGACGGCGGAACCTTCTTCCGCGCCGCGCGCACGCCGGGCGTGAAGAAGGACGGCACCATCGTCGGGGCCCCGGACGCCAAGGTCCGCCCCTTCCCGCCGATCCGACACGAAAGCACCACCAAGACCGGCCTGCGCCACCTCAACGGCACGCTGTCGCTGGGCCGGTTCGCACCCGGCACGGCGACCAACAACTTCTTCATCTGCGTCGGCGACCAGCCCTATCTGGACGCCCATCCGGGAGAGCCGGGCGACAACCTCGGCTACGCGGCTTTCGGCCGAGTGGTGGAGGGCATGGCGGTGGCGGAGAAAATCCTGTCCCTTCCGACCAACGGCGAGACCAAGTTCGCCGACCAGCGCGGCCAATGGCTGAAGCCGCCGGTGCCGATCGTGAGCATGCGCCGCGCCTGA
- a CDS encoding TetR/AcrR family transcriptional regulator: MTTTVTTRRSARKPKGDGHLRRAEILEAAERIFVAEGYEGATIRKIADEVGVSSTALYMHFPDKACILLEICQATIRNLLERNAEIAARPIDPASRVKQMLDSYMRWGLEHPNAYELVFCSTERPSAVITEEDATADLGAQCYEIFSGVVREIAAEGRLRTGTADSAAQALWASCHGVVALMITRPKFGWAPTDELLAVTLEGLMYGLLAD, translated from the coding sequence TTGACGACGACGGTGACGACGCGGCGATCGGCGCGAAAGCCCAAGGGCGATGGCCATCTTCGCCGTGCGGAGATCCTGGAGGCGGCCGAACGCATCTTCGTGGCCGAGGGCTACGAAGGCGCGACGATCCGCAAGATCGCCGACGAGGTGGGCGTGTCCTCCACCGCCCTCTACATGCACTTCCCCGACAAGGCCTGCATCCTGTTGGAGATCTGCCAGGCGACGATCCGCAACCTGCTGGAGCGCAACGCCGAGATCGCGGCCCGTCCCATCGATCCGGCGTCGCGGGTCAAGCAGATGCTGGACAGCTACATGCGCTGGGGACTCGAGCATCCCAACGCCTACGAGCTGGTGTTCTGCAGCACCGAGCGGCCTTCCGCGGTGATCACCGAGGAAGACGCCACCGCCGACCTGGGCGCCCAGTGCTACGAGATCTTCTCCGGCGTGGTCCGCGAGATCGCCGCCGAGGGCCGGCTGAGGACCGGCACGGCCGACAGCGCCGCCCAGGCGTTGTGGGCCTCGTGTCATGGTGTCGTGGCCCTGATGATCACCCGGCCGAAATTCGGCTGGGCGCCTACCGACGAACTGCTGGCGGTCACCCTTGAGGGCCTGATGTACGGCCTGCTGGCCGATTGA